A stretch of Imperialibacter roseus DNA encodes these proteins:
- a CDS encoding alpha-galactosidase, protein MRKTHHLPAIHKTFLTIGSMLAVVSLSAQTVTIPIETGSNVIVLQTDSESRLRTVYFGEPLTNESDYSAISSLTRLDDDNIGVHNAAYTPAGTWNLVEPAIQVKHSDGNASLELKYVTHKRERIDDNTSLTSIQLRDPKYPFNVTLFYKVWKKENVIEQWTEIKHTEKKPVLLEKYASADLYFSNKDFYLTTYQGQWAKEMQPTETKLERGMRSIETKLGARAMLLQSPNFILSFGQPASENDGLVMLGQLAWSGNFKMEFEVDPYENLRFISGINPYASEYSLVPNQTFKTASLIYAVSNNGTGEASRNLHSWARKYRVLDGEGERLTLLNNWEATYFDFDEDKITSLFKDARNLGVDLFLLDDGWFANKYPRNDDKTGLGDWQENVKKLPHGIGHLVQEAAKEGIKFGIWIEPEMVSPKSELYENHLDWVIRQPDRPEVYYRNQLVLDLSNPEVQDFVYGVVDGLFTKNPNLAFIKWDCNAVIYNAYSAYLDKKGLPQSHLYVEYVHGLYKVLERIRAKYPKVPMMLCSGGGGRGDYELLKYFTEFWPSDDTDPLERIFMQWDYSYFFPAIAVDNHVTDWGKQPLKFRTDVASMGKLGFDIVAGELNEKDMQFAKEAVANYHGFKDMMWHGDQYRLMNPHDNDMASIMYVKPDKTRAIIFNYLVNYRQRLQTSVEPIKLNGLDPSKKYQVKEINLYPGARSWLNPEKVYSGDFLMKVGFNPLVNLNRTSVVLEVNEVR, encoded by the coding sequence ATGAGAAAAACACATCACCTACCTGCCATTCACAAGACATTCCTGACCATTGGTTCGATGCTGGCGGTCGTCAGCCTTTCGGCACAAACTGTCACCATTCCCATAGAAACCGGCAGCAACGTTATCGTGCTACAAACGGATAGCGAGAGCAGGTTAAGAACCGTTTACTTCGGCGAACCTCTGACCAACGAAAGCGACTATTCGGCTATCTCCAGCCTGACCCGGCTGGATGACGACAATATTGGCGTCCACAATGCAGCTTACACCCCCGCAGGCACCTGGAACCTGGTGGAGCCTGCCATTCAGGTGAAACATAGTGATGGAAATGCCTCGCTGGAGTTGAAATATGTAACCCACAAAAGGGAGCGGATTGACGACAACACTTCCCTCACAAGCATTCAACTAAGAGATCCGAAGTACCCGTTCAACGTAACGCTGTTCTACAAAGTCTGGAAAAAGGAAAATGTGATTGAGCAATGGACAGAGATCAAACACACGGAGAAAAAACCGGTGCTGCTTGAAAAGTATGCCTCTGCCGATCTCTATTTCTCTAACAAGGACTTCTACCTCACCACTTATCAGGGTCAATGGGCCAAAGAAATGCAACCCACCGAAACTAAATTGGAACGAGGCATGCGGTCGATAGAGACTAAACTGGGCGCAAGGGCAATGCTCTTGCAGTCACCCAATTTCATTTTATCGTTTGGACAACCAGCTTCGGAGAATGACGGGCTCGTGATGCTGGGTCAGCTGGCCTGGAGTGGCAACTTCAAGATGGAGTTTGAAGTAGATCCTTACGAAAACCTGCGGTTCATTTCCGGCATCAATCCTTATGCATCAGAGTATTCGCTGGTTCCCAATCAGACATTCAAAACAGCCTCTCTCATCTATGCCGTTTCCAACAACGGCACTGGTGAAGCTAGCCGCAACCTGCACAGCTGGGCAAGAAAATACCGGGTGCTAGACGGCGAAGGAGAGCGCTTGACCCTGCTGAACAACTGGGAGGCTACTTACTTTGATTTCGATGAAGACAAGATCACTTCTCTCTTCAAAGACGCCAGGAACCTGGGCGTGGATTTGTTTCTGCTCGACGACGGTTGGTTTGCCAACAAATACCCCCGGAATGATGACAAAACTGGCCTGGGTGACTGGCAGGAGAACGTGAAGAAGCTGCCTCACGGCATCGGCCATTTAGTGCAGGAAGCCGCCAAAGAAGGAATCAAATTCGGTATCTGGATAGAGCCAGAAATGGTAAGTCCGAAAAGTGAGCTATACGAAAACCACCTCGACTGGGTGATCCGTCAGCCAGACAGACCTGAGGTATACTATCGGAATCAGTTGGTGCTGGACCTGTCGAACCCAGAAGTGCAAGACTTTGTGTATGGTGTAGTAGATGGGCTCTTTACGAAAAACCCTAACCTGGCCTTTATCAAATGGGATTGCAATGCTGTGATCTACAACGCTTACTCAGCCTATCTCGACAAAAAAGGGCTGCCTCAGTCGCATCTTTATGTGGAGTATGTACATGGCCTCTACAAGGTACTGGAGCGCATCAGGGCTAAATATCCCAAAGTGCCTATGATGCTTTGCTCGGGCGGTGGCGGTCGGGGCGACTACGAACTGCTTAAATACTTCACTGAATTCTGGCCTAGCGACGACACTGATCCGTTGGAAAGAATCTTTATGCAGTGGGACTACTCCTACTTTTTCCCTGCTATCGCCGTCGACAACCACGTGACAGACTGGGGCAAGCAGCCGCTCAAGTTTAGAACCGACGTAGCCAGTATGGGCAAGCTAGGCTTCGACATCGTGGCAGGTGAGCTAAACGAAAAAGACATGCAGTTTGCCAAGGAGGCTGTGGCCAACTACCACGGTTTCAAAGACATGATGTGGCACGGCGACCAGTATCGCCTGATGAACCCACATGACAATGACATGGCCTCCATCATGTATGTGAAGCCTGACAAAACCAGGGCGATCATTTTCAACTATTTGGTCAACTACCGCCAGCGGCTCCAAACCAGTGTGGAGCCAATTAAGCTCAACGGCCTGGATCCAAGCAAAAAGTATCAGGTGAAAGAGATCAACCTGTATCCGGGCGCCAGATCCTGGCTCAACCCGGAAAAGGTGTATTCGGGAGACTTTTTGATGAAAGTGGGCTTCAATCCGCTGGTGAATCTGAACCGAACAAGCGTGGTACTGGAGGTGAATGAGGTGAGGTAG
- a CDS encoding nuclear transport factor 2 family protein: MKSILLSMALFACVSAANAQNEELLRVFKDQVAAFNEGDVDRLTANVTDDFKWFSLTADTLLLEVEGKENFRQSMKYYFSAGQKSVSTIEQYAVDGERISFREVVSHQNKAGETVSSSAMGIYQIQNGKISRAWYFID; this comes from the coding sequence ATGAAAAGCATTCTATTAAGCATGGCCTTATTTGCATGCGTGTCGGCTGCAAATGCACAAAATGAAGAACTTTTGAGGGTTTTCAAAGACCAGGTGGCGGCCTTCAACGAGGGTGACGTTGATCGGCTGACCGCAAATGTCACCGACGATTTTAAGTGGTTTTCACTCACTGCCGATACGCTTTTGCTCGAAGTGGAGGGAAAAGAGAATTTCAGGCAAAGTATGAAGTATTACTTTTCCGCAGGGCAAAAATCAGTCTCGACCATTGAACAATATGCGGTCGACGGCGAGCGGATCAGCTTCAGAGAAGTGGTCAGCCATCAAAACAAAGCGGGCGAAACAGTCTCCTCTTCTGCCATGGGCATCTACCAGATTCAAAACGGCAAGATTAGCCGGGCCTGGTATTTTATTGACTAG
- a CDS encoding GH92 family glycosyl hydrolase → MLKLVFRISLIALLFTCAAPAFSQSTKEPVDYVNPFVDTHKSRWFFFSSASRPFGMVNLSPDTWVKGSWNSGYLYDSLYVRCFSHIHAWQMSGIPVMPTVGEFKGHLGMEAYKSAFSHDDEKAIPGYHSVFLKDYGIKAELTSTTRVGFHKYTYPAHVNKDIIFDVGAFLGHGAMDSAKVVKISDYEIEGYSIMAPTNRRPKPTYVYFIARFEQPISSFGAWEKGKLRTGKVDQIHGKEVGAYVRFERKQLKTVQMKVAISYTSTAQARLNMDTELPHWNFEQVVGNSKDEWNDYLSKIKIDGGTEKQKIKFYTDLWHSLLGRRIVSDVDGKYCDMTGPKPVVRQVALDESKKPKHNQYNFDAWWGSHWTLNVLWSMAYPEIMNEFCASMVEMYRYGGLIPRGPSGGNYTYVMIGDPAVSFFATAYNKGIRNYDVAKAYEGLRKNAFPGGIRDRAGYEHRDNPQGGGMNYYVQRGYVPEGIPGPGGHKDGAAMTLEYAYQDWCLAQLATALGKTKDYEFFDKRSQNYKNLWNPETHFIHPKNIDGTWIDNFTPIGEGFNTLGFVESNSAIYTNYVPHDLKGLAALFGGADKYAQYVDSCFIKAKPNKFITDHGKHAESWVDYENQPSCQMAHLFNHAGAPWLSQKWVREVKEITFSDISPYGGYNGDEDQGQMGALGVLMAIGLFQMDGGASVNSSYDITTPIFDKVEIQLDPKYYAGKTFTISTENNSADNIYIQKASLNDKDWTKFNFPHELFASGGELRLTLSNKPNKTWGID, encoded by the coding sequence GTGCTTAAACTCGTCTTCAGAATCTCCCTGATCGCTCTGCTCTTCACCTGTGCTGCACCAGCCTTTTCTCAGTCCACAAAAGAGCCGGTCGACTACGTTAACCCATTCGTGGACACCCACAAGTCCCGCTGGTTCTTCTTCTCTTCTGCCTCCCGGCCCTTTGGCATGGTGAACCTGAGCCCCGACACCTGGGTAAAAGGAAGCTGGAATTCTGGCTATCTCTACGACAGTCTGTATGTGCGGTGCTTCTCCCACATCCACGCCTGGCAAATGTCGGGCATACCGGTAATGCCAACGGTTGGTGAGTTCAAAGGGCATTTGGGTATGGAAGCTTACAAGTCGGCCTTTAGCCATGATGATGAAAAAGCTATACCCGGCTATCACAGCGTCTTTTTGAAGGACTACGGCATCAAAGCAGAGCTCACCTCCACTACCCGGGTGGGCTTTCACAAATACACCTATCCGGCCCATGTCAACAAGGACATTATTTTCGATGTGGGTGCATTCCTGGGTCACGGTGCCATGGACTCGGCCAAAGTGGTGAAAATAAGCGACTATGAAATTGAAGGTTACAGCATCATGGCGCCTACCAACCGACGCCCAAAGCCTACCTACGTCTACTTTATTGCTCGTTTTGAGCAGCCGATCTCCTCATTTGGGGCATGGGAAAAAGGAAAACTCAGGACCGGAAAAGTAGACCAAATACATGGAAAGGAAGTGGGGGCGTACGTTAGGTTTGAAAGGAAGCAATTGAAAACGGTACAAATGAAAGTGGCCATTTCCTACACCAGCACAGCGCAGGCCCGCCTGAATATGGATACCGAGCTACCGCATTGGAACTTTGAACAAGTAGTCGGAAACTCAAAAGATGAATGGAACGACTACCTCAGCAAAATCAAAATAGATGGCGGCACTGAAAAGCAGAAAATCAAATTCTACACCGACCTGTGGCACTCGTTGCTCGGCCGCCGCATTGTGAGTGACGTAGACGGCAAGTACTGCGACATGACTGGGCCGAAGCCAGTCGTTCGGCAGGTGGCGCTGGATGAAAGCAAAAAGCCGAAACACAACCAGTACAATTTCGACGCCTGGTGGGGCAGCCACTGGACACTGAATGTGCTCTGGTCGATGGCCTACCCTGAAATCATGAATGAGTTCTGCGCCAGCATGGTGGAGATGTACCGTTACGGTGGGCTCATCCCACGGGGGCCTTCCGGCGGCAACTATACTTATGTAATGATTGGCGACCCGGCCGTTTCTTTTTTTGCTACTGCCTACAATAAAGGCATCCGAAACTATGACGTGGCGAAAGCCTACGAAGGCCTACGCAAAAACGCTTTCCCGGGAGGCATCAGAGACCGGGCAGGCTACGAGCATCGTGACAATCCGCAGGGCGGCGGTATGAATTATTACGTACAGCGAGGCTATGTGCCTGAAGGCATACCTGGGCCGGGTGGCCATAAAGACGGCGCTGCCATGACACTGGAATATGCCTATCAGGACTGGTGCCTGGCCCAGCTGGCCACCGCTTTGGGGAAAACAAAAGACTACGAGTTCTTTGACAAGCGTTCTCAGAATTACAAAAACCTTTGGAACCCCGAGACGCATTTTATTCACCCTAAAAACATAGACGGAACCTGGATTGACAACTTTACGCCCATCGGCGAGGGATTCAACACGTTGGGTTTTGTGGAAAGCAACTCGGCCATTTACACCAACTACGTACCCCACGACCTGAAAGGGCTGGCGGCGTTATTTGGCGGCGCAGACAAGTATGCTCAATATGTAGACAGTTGTTTCATTAAAGCGAAGCCCAACAAGTTCATCACCGACCATGGCAAGCACGCCGAAAGCTGGGTGGATTATGAAAACCAGCCTTCCTGCCAAATGGCCCACCTGTTCAATCATGCGGGAGCGCCCTGGCTTTCTCAAAAGTGGGTGCGTGAAGTAAAGGAAATTACCTTCTCAGATATCAGCCCTTATGGCGGCTACAACGGTGACGAAGACCAGGGACAAATGGGTGCCCTGGGTGTACTGATGGCCATCGGGTTGTTTCAAATGGACGGCGGTGCATCGGTCAATTCTTCTTACGACATCACAACGCCAATATTCGATAAAGTTGAAATTCAGCTTGATCCGAAATACTATGCCGGCAAAACTTTCACTATCAGCACAGAAAACAATTCGGCGGACAATATCTACATTCAAAAAGCTTCCCTGAACGACAAAGACTGGACAAAGTTCAACTTTCCACATGAACTCTTCGCAAGCGGTGGAGAGCTTAGGTTAACATTATCCAACAAGCCTAACAAAACCTGGGGGATTGACTAG
- a CDS encoding ArsR/SmtB family transcription factor produces MEAQATDKETEIWKALADPARRRLMDLVRESPKTTGELVEEFESIGRCAVMKHLSVLQDAKLILPKKQGKFRWNYINAIPLQEVYERWVKKYEAQWATNLLQLRELAEYKEDIDDLTNDLLMNEPTKPVNIRLEVPIDASINSVWECLIKDIGLWWRKDFYTSPKTKAFILEPKVGGRMYEDYGNDEGLLWYTVIVLNAPHHLELQGHLTPDYGGPAITFLKITLKEDGSKTMLTLSDTLMGDVSAKAKGQITEGWKLLFEEGFKNYVDNKS; encoded by the coding sequence TTGGAAGCTCAAGCAACTGATAAAGAAACCGAAATCTGGAAAGCCCTGGCCGACCCGGCCCGCAGGCGCCTGATGGATTTGGTAAGGGAGTCGCCAAAGACGACGGGCGAACTCGTGGAAGAGTTTGAATCCATTGGAAGGTGTGCTGTCATGAAACACCTTTCGGTTTTGCAAGACGCCAAACTTATCTTACCGAAGAAGCAGGGGAAGTTTCGCTGGAACTATATCAACGCAATTCCGCTACAAGAAGTATATGAACGTTGGGTGAAAAAGTACGAAGCGCAGTGGGCTACAAACTTGCTCCAGTTGCGTGAGCTGGCTGAGTACAAAGAGGATATTGATGATTTAACTAACGACTTGCTTATGAACGAGCCAACCAAACCTGTCAATATCAGACTAGAGGTGCCGATTGATGCCAGCATTAACAGCGTGTGGGAATGCCTGATCAAAGACATTGGACTCTGGTGGAGAAAGGACTTCTACACCAGTCCGAAAACAAAGGCGTTTATCCTTGAACCCAAAGTGGGAGGGAGGATGTACGAAGACTATGGTAATGATGAAGGGCTACTTTGGTACACGGTGATTGTGCTCAATGCCCCCCATCACCTCGAATTGCAGGGGCACCTCACTCCGGATTATGGGGGGCCAGCCATCACGTTTCTCAAGATCACGCTGAAAGAGGACGGCAGCAAGACCATGCTGACCTTGTCGGATACACTAATGGGAGACGTATCAGCGAAAGCAAAGGGACAAATTACCGAGGGCTGGAAGCTGCTTTTCGAGGAGGGATTCAAAAACTATGTAGATAACAAATCATGA